The segment GTATCATACAGGACCATCGCTTCTTTTAAAGGATTAATTCCCTCTCTTGGCATTCTCATTTCAAGATGTGTCCTGTACCTTTCCCCGGTCACTATTACACAGGAAATATCATGGAATTCTGCATGCCCTTTCAATTCATCAAACCGCCCGGTTGTTCCCAGTTTTTCCATCTGGTCGGGGGAGGGAAGCCCATCAACAATTACCATAAGGTCAATATCACTCTTGTCCGTATCTTCACCCCTTGCAACAGAACCAAATACAAATACAGAACTG is part of the Bacillota bacterium genome and harbors:
- a CDS encoding nucleotidyltransferase domain-containing protein translates to MNSIKIDTAKRYTDLLKTVLKDSISSVFVFGSVARGEDTDKSDIDLMVIVDGLPSPDQMEKLGTTGRFDELKGHAEFHDISCVIVTGERYRTHLEMRMPREGINPLKEAMVLYDT